Proteins from a single region of Juglans microcarpa x Juglans regia isolate MS1-56 chromosome 5S, Jm3101_v1.0, whole genome shotgun sequence:
- the LOC121267118 gene encoding DNA damage-repair/toleration protein DRT100-like: protein MTSLRALNLGFNQLTSVIPLSLWRLTDLLEVDFSSNYLNGSLSSEIEKMKVLRILNLSRNQLSGDIPKTIGALKDLTNLSLAINSLQGSIPVSFGELVSLEFLDLNDNNLSGEIPKSLEGLHYLKYINISFNKLQGEIPTSGPFLNFSTASFTSNNALCGAARLKCLENMEKEESKISCSSRLVPSSYMENNFSPTTCTDNEWIQL from the coding sequence ATGACTTCGCTAAGAGCTCTCAACTTAGGCTTCAATCAATTAACTTCTGTGATTCCATTGAGCTTGTGGAGGCTTACAGATCTCTTGGAGGTTGACTTCTCATCCAATTATTTAAATGGCTCTCTTTCATCTGAGATTGAGAAAATGAAGGTCTTGAGGATATTGAATTTGTCAAGAAATCAACTATCAGGTGATATCCCCAAAACAATTGGTGCACTCAAAGATTTGACTAATCTCTCATTGGCAATAAATTCACTACAAGGCTCAATTCCTGTATCTTTTGGTGAATTGGTAAGCTTGGAGTTCTTGGATCTTAACGATAACAATTTATCTGGAGAGATTCCCAAGTCCTTAGAAGGACTCCATTacctcaaatatataaatatctcaTTCAATAAACTACAAGGAGAAATTCCCACAAGTGGACCATTTCTAAACTTCTCAACTGCATCATTTACGTCAAACAACGCCCTTTGTGGTGCAGCTCGATTAAAGTGCTTGGAAAatatggaaaaagaggaatccAAAATCTCCTGCTCAAGCAGGCTTGTACCCTCTAGTTACATGGAGAATAATTTCTCACCAACAACTTGTACAGACAACGAATGGATTCAGCTCTAA